One Nitrospina watsonii DNA segment encodes these proteins:
- a CDS encoding menaquinone biosynthesis protein translates to MSSLLKFGFHDFLNAQPLLVPLQAAAPKVGWELVRDVPANLADRLHAGELDLAMIPSIEYLAHADAYRLVPGACIASRGAVDTVLLVTRGPLEVVRTVALDERSRTSATLLRILFEDVFPPKVQYSRIHPDITHMMRTCDAALVIGDQGFAVHDNAEGWTVTDLSQRWLELTGRAFVHAVVAVRREAALTPAMLKAVADAPAQGRALMDSIVREQTKKTGLDANGVRDYLETKIIYTLGPGEVEGLEAFRDQCFQKKVLNMRPALEFAE, encoded by the coding sequence ATGTCGTCTCTCTTAAAATTTGGATTCCATGATTTCCTGAACGCGCAGCCTCTCTTGGTGCCGTTGCAGGCCGCCGCGCCCAAAGTGGGGTGGGAACTGGTGCGCGATGTGCCGGCCAACCTGGCCGACCGCCTGCACGCCGGAGAGCTGGACCTCGCCATGATTCCGTCCATCGAGTACCTCGCTCACGCCGATGCGTACCGGCTTGTTCCGGGCGCGTGCATCGCGTCACGCGGCGCCGTGGACACGGTGCTTTTGGTCACGCGGGGACCGCTGGAGGTGGTGCGCACCGTGGCACTGGACGAACGTTCGCGCACCTCGGCAACCCTGCTCCGCATTCTGTTCGAAGATGTGTTTCCGCCTAAGGTGCAGTACTCACGCATCCATCCGGACATCACCCACATGATGCGCACGTGCGATGCGGCGCTGGTGATCGGTGACCAGGGATTCGCCGTGCACGACAATGCGGAGGGCTGGACGGTGACCGATCTCAGCCAGCGCTGGCTGGAGTTGACCGGACGTGCCTTCGTCCACGCCGTGGTGGCGGTGCGGCGCGAGGCGGCGCTCACTCCGGCAATGCTGAAGGCGGTCGCCGACGCCCCTGCGCAAGGTCGGGCGTTAATGGATTCCATTGTCCGCGAGCAGACAAAGAAAACCGGACTCGATGCCAATGGGGTGCGCGATTACCTCGAAACCAAAATCATTTACACGCTGGGTCCCGGTGAAGTGGAGGGGTTGGAAGCGTTCCGCGATCAGTGCTTTCAGAAAAAAGTTTTGAACATGCGCCCCGCTTTGGAGTTTGCGGAGTGA